A genomic stretch from Bradyrhizobium sp. 195 includes:
- a CDS encoding response regulator transcription factor has product MRLLIIEDDRESADYLVKAFREVGHIADHAADGEEGLAMAESGDYDVLVVDRMLPKRDGLSLIGALRDKGNTAPVLILSALGQVDDRIKGLRAGGDDYLPKPYSFAELLARVEVLSRRRGGPAEDTLYRVGDLELDRLSHRVARGKDELTLQPREFRLLEYLMKHAGQVVTRTMLLENVWDYHFDPQTNVIDVHISRLRSKIDKGFERPLLHTIRGAGYMIRDGIR; this is encoded by the coding sequence ATGCGCCTGCTCATTATCGAAGACGACCGTGAATCCGCCGACTACCTCGTGAAGGCGTTTCGCGAAGTCGGACACATTGCCGATCACGCCGCCGACGGCGAGGAAGGCCTCGCCATGGCCGAGAGCGGCGATTATGACGTGCTGGTGGTCGATCGCATGCTGCCCAAGCGCGACGGCCTGTCGCTGATCGGCGCGCTGCGCGACAAGGGCAACACGGCGCCGGTGCTGATTCTCTCCGCGCTCGGACAGGTCGACGACCGCATCAAGGGCCTGCGTGCCGGCGGCGACGACTATCTGCCAAAACCCTATTCTTTCGCCGAGCTCCTCGCCCGGGTCGAGGTGCTGTCGCGCCGCCGCGGTGGTCCCGCCGAGGACACGCTCTACCGCGTCGGCGACCTCGAACTCGACCGGCTCTCCCATCGCGTTGCCCGCGGCAAGGACGAGCTGACGCTCCAGCCACGCGAATTCCGCCTGCTCGAATATCTCATGAAGCATGCGGGACAGGTGGTGACGCGTACCATGCTGCTGGAGAACGTCTGGGACTACCATTTCGATCCGCAGACCAACGTGATCGACGTGCACATTTCGCGGCTGCGCTCCAAGATCGACAAGGGCTTCGAGCGGCCGCTGCTGCACACGATCCGCGGCGCCGGGTACATGATCCGTGACGGCATTCGGTAA
- a CDS encoding sensor histidine kinase, translating into MTAFGKLVRTTAFRLTLVYLLLFAMFAASLLAYFAWNTRRLITEEITQTVNAETSEISEIYGRRGLRGLVLAIEYRALRPGANLYLVTTPTGQAIAGNVGSLAPGVMATRGWSETAYRRIEDADDRDHRALVRVTELENGFRLLIGRDLAERRRLFGIVAKAAQWSVLIVVVLGLGGGVFVARRVLRRIDAMTGTAQRIMTGDLSERLPVGRSGDELDRLAENLNAMLERIEALMAGLKEVSDNIAHDLKTPLTRLRNRAEEALAKSGCEADYRAALERTIEESDGLIRTFNALLMIARAESGQARGNMDDFDAAEVAGGIHELYEPLAEDDGMTLKVRAEPTPVHANRELISQALANLVENAIKYGKPAAQTGGTVVSMDTRPITIEARRDGDQVLLSVTDRGPGIPEADRKHAVERFVRLEASRTLPGSGLGLSLASAVATLHGGELRLGDAQPGLVATLVLPARAGAGDRVAPPIPDVPQKVA; encoded by the coding sequence GTGACGGCATTCGGTAAACTCGTCCGCACCACGGCGTTCCGGCTCACGCTGGTCTATCTGCTGCTGTTCGCGATGTTCGCGGCCTCGCTGCTGGCCTATTTTGCCTGGAATACGCGGCGGCTGATCACTGAAGAGATCACGCAGACGGTCAATGCCGAGACCTCGGAGATCTCCGAGATCTACGGCCGCCGCGGCCTGCGCGGCCTGGTGCTGGCGATCGAGTATCGGGCGCTGCGGCCGGGCGCCAACCTCTACCTCGTGACCACGCCGACCGGGCAGGCGATTGCCGGCAATGTCGGCTCGCTGGCGCCCGGCGTGATGGCGACGCGCGGCTGGTCGGAGACCGCCTACCGCCGCATCGAGGACGCCGATGACCGCGACCATCGCGCGCTGGTGCGCGTCACCGAACTGGAAAACGGATTCCGCCTCCTGATCGGCCGCGACCTTGCCGAGCGGCGGCGGCTGTTCGGCATCGTGGCCAAGGCCGCGCAATGGTCAGTCCTGATCGTCGTGGTGCTCGGCCTCGGCGGCGGCGTCTTCGTCGCGCGCCGCGTGCTCCGACGCATCGACGCCATGACGGGGACCGCGCAGCGCATCATGACCGGCGACCTCAGCGAGCGCCTGCCGGTGGGACGCAGCGGCGACGAGCTCGATCGCCTCGCCGAAAATCTCAACGCCATGCTGGAGCGGATCGAGGCGCTGATGGCGGGGCTGAAGGAGGTCTCCGACAACATCGCCCATGATCTCAAGACGCCGCTGACGCGCCTGCGCAACCGCGCCGAGGAGGCGCTGGCGAAATCGGGCTGCGAGGCCGATTACCGGGCGGCACTGGAGCGGACCATCGAGGAATCCGACGGTCTCATCCGCACCTTCAACGCGCTCCTGATGATCGCGCGCGCCGAGTCCGGACAGGCGCGCGGCAACATGGACGATTTCGACGCCGCCGAGGTCGCGGGTGGCATCCATGAGCTCTACGAGCCGCTCGCCGAGGACGACGGCATGACCTTGAAGGTCAGGGCCGAGCCGACGCCGGTTCACGCCAACCGCGAATTGATCAGCCAGGCGCTCGCCAATCTGGTCGAGAATGCGATCAAATACGGCAAGCCGGCGGCGCAGACCGGCGGAACCGTGGTCAGCATGGACACAAGGCCGATCACGATCGAGGCGAGGCGCGACGGCGACCAAGTGCTGCTCAGCGTCACCGATCGCGGCCCCGGCATCCCCGAGGCCGACCGCAAGCATGCGGTCGAGCGATTCGTGCGGCTGGAAGCGAGCCGCACGCTGCCGGGCTCCGGCCTCGGCCTCAGCCTCGCCTCCGCGGTTGCGACATTGCACGGCGGCGAATTGCGGCTGGGCGACGCCCAGCCCGGTCTCGTCGCCACGCTGGTGCTGCCGGCGCGCGCGGGCGCCGGCGACAGGGTTGCTCCGCCAATACCGGATGTGCCACAGAAGGTGGCATGA
- a CDS encoding alpha/beta hydrolase has protein sequence MAQSLQARSGPKPLTVSFPSGDGFVVGHLYLPEGYEPSGRYPAVAVGGSLTSVKEQMGGIYAGEMALRGVMALAIDYRNYGESSGAMRQCEDQASKVVDLSAALRFLTKRPDVSRTGLLGICTSGGTALYAAAEDRNVRAVATVAGFFSDPAIVQMIFKGADGVERRRAEGRAARKRFDETGVIDLISAYDPNDQTAVSTTPSQYYMDQTRGGGVRAWRNAFAVMAWESWLDFDPVSQASRVVAPTLVIHSDGAAFPNQARKVHERLAGPKELHWTEGAHFDFYDQADSVHKAADRVAAHFRTTLG, from the coding sequence GTGGCGCAGAGCCTTCAGGCACGCAGTGGACCCAAGCCGCTGACAGTCAGTTTTCCAAGCGGCGACGGCTTCGTCGTTGGCCACCTCTATCTGCCTGAGGGCTATGAACCTAGCGGGCGTTACCCAGCGGTGGCCGTCGGAGGCTCCCTGACGTCCGTGAAGGAGCAAATGGGCGGCATCTACGCAGGCGAGATGGCCCTGCGCGGCGTGATGGCTCTAGCTATTGACTACCGCAATTACGGGGAAAGCAGCGGTGCGATGCGCCAGTGCGAGGACCAGGCTTCCAAAGTCGTGGATTTGTCGGCTGCGCTGCGTTTTCTGACGAAGCGTCCCGATGTATCTCGTACAGGGCTCTTAGGGATATGCACTTCGGGTGGAACCGCCCTTTACGCGGCGGCCGAAGACCGAAATGTGCGCGCTGTGGCGACCGTGGCAGGCTTCTTCTCCGACCCCGCAATAGTGCAGATGATCTTTAAGGGAGCGGACGGCGTTGAGCGCCGCCGTGCCGAAGGTCGCGCGGCACGAAAGCGTTTCGACGAGACCGGCGTCATCGACCTCATTTCCGCCTACGATCCCAACGACCAGACCGCGGTGAGCACGACCCCGAGCCAATACTATATGGATCAGACTCGTGGTGGTGGTGTGCGTGCCTGGCGTAACGCCTTCGCGGTCATGGCATGGGAGTCCTGGCTCGACTTCGATCCTGTGTCGCAGGCTTCGCGCGTGGTCGCGCCGACCCTTGTCATTCACTCGGATGGAGCTGCATTTCCGAACCAAGCACGCAAGGTACATGAACGTCTAGCCGGGCCAAAAGAATTGCACTGGACGGAGGGAGCGCACTTCGACTTTTACGACCAAGCTGATTCGGTGCATAAGGCTGCCGATCGGGTCGCAGCGCACTTTCGGACCACGCTCGGCTAG
- a CDS encoding bifunctional [glutamine synthetase] adenylyltransferase/[glutamine synthetase]-adenylyl-L-tyrosine phosphorylase, with translation MNHSAPGNADKHGERLAARFAEAPHIAASTTDERRFESWLSELEPAQSARLEALLAHPFARDILAGIAEFSPYLFDLVRADALRLIRLLECDPDSHLTALIADARGAVLAAADEAEVMRLLRRMKAEAALLTALCDIGGVWPVMRVTAALTEVAVSSVQAALQYLLRQEAARGKLSPPNPEAPEEGCGLIVLAMGKMGAGELNYSSDIDLIVFFDPDATTLAADIEPQPFFVRVTQGMARILQQRTYDGYVFRVDLRLRPDPSSTQVAISRDAALNYYEREGRTWERAAMIKARACAGDPRAGEALLAEIAPFVWRKHLDFAALADVHDMKRQMQTYRGQSEVAVEGHNVKVGRGGIREIEFFAQTQQLIAGGRHPELRVRPTLRALDILASSNWITSAARDELTIAYEFLRRVEHRIQMIADEQTHTLPEDKDAVERFARFFGYADREAFASDLLRQLKIVQGHYEKLFEGDDPTGTAKLPALDYSAGPDDPRLLQHLVALGFKKPAAVAQTVRDWVTGDYRVFRNEATRNAFVEFVPALIDGLAHAEEPDRAVVAFDHFLGALQRGGRLITLLGQNRDLVALVALVLGAAPRLGEMLARQPQLMDGLIDPRFFGAMPDRQELSGRLAATVQDAGSYEEFLDRLRLFGQESLFLIGTRILSGTVSAQQASTAFADVAEGIVHTVHGLVEERFAAQHGRIKGHETAIIAMGRLGSREMTASSDLDLILLYDFDSDNPDSDGQKSLQGAHYFARLTQRLISAFTTRTNYGVLYEIDMRLRPSGRAGPVASSLVSFADYQANEAWTWEHMALTRARVVSASPEFRERIERVIRGVLTRRRDLAITANDVADMRRAIAQEKGEGDCWDLKYAAGGMVDIDFIAQYLQLVHAHDKPEILDVSTLQVLENACRLGVLPQSETEILRAAARLYHDLTQILRLCVSDRFKPETAGTDLLRVMARAGDAPDFSSLEARVKETQGEVRRVFTALLEGTSPASAR, from the coding sequence ATGAACCACTCCGCGCCGGGAAACGCGGACAAGCATGGTGAGAGGCTGGCCGCGCGCTTTGCGGAAGCTCCCCATATTGCCGCTTCCACAACCGACGAACGACGTTTCGAAAGCTGGCTGAGCGAGCTCGAGCCGGCCCAATCGGCCCGTCTCGAAGCGCTGCTGGCTCATCCCTTCGCGCGGGATATCCTGGCCGGTATTGCGGAATTCTCGCCCTATCTGTTCGATCTGGTGCGCGCTGATGCCTTGCGCCTGATCCGGCTGCTCGAATGCGATCCGGATTCGCATCTGACGGCGCTGATCGCGGATGCCAGGGGCGCGGTGCTCGCGGCGGCGGATGAGGCCGAGGTGATGCGGCTGCTTCGTCGCATGAAAGCGGAGGCCGCGCTGCTGACGGCCTTGTGCGACATCGGCGGCGTATGGCCGGTGATGCGGGTGACGGCGGCGCTGACCGAGGTCGCTGTGTCCTCGGTGCAGGCGGCGCTGCAATATCTGCTGCGGCAGGAAGCCGCACGCGGCAAGCTCTCGCCGCCCAATCCCGAGGCGCCCGAAGAGGGCTGCGGGCTGATCGTGCTCGCCATGGGCAAGATGGGCGCGGGCGAGCTGAACTATTCCAGCGACATCGATCTCATCGTGTTCTTCGATCCTGATGCGACGACGCTGGCGGCGGACATCGAGCCGCAGCCGTTCTTCGTCCGGGTCACGCAAGGCATGGCGCGTATCCTGCAGCAGCGCACCTACGACGGCTACGTCTTCCGCGTCGATCTGCGCCTGCGGCCCGATCCGTCCTCGACCCAGGTGGCTATCTCACGGGACGCCGCGCTGAACTATTATGAGCGGGAAGGGCGCACCTGGGAGCGCGCCGCGATGATCAAGGCGCGTGCCTGCGCCGGCGATCCCCGGGCGGGCGAGGCGTTGCTCGCCGAGATCGCGCCCTTCGTCTGGCGCAAGCATCTCGACTTCGCGGCGCTCGCCGACGTCCACGACATGAAGCGGCAGATGCAGACCTATCGCGGCCAGAGCGAGGTCGCGGTGGAGGGGCACAACGTCAAGGTCGGCCGCGGCGGCATCCGCGAGATCGAGTTTTTTGCCCAGACCCAGCAATTGATCGCCGGCGGCCGTCATCCGGAATTGCGGGTGCGGCCGACGCTGAGAGCGCTCGACATTCTCGCCTCCAGCAACTGGATCACCTCCGCTGCGCGCGACGAGCTGACCATTGCGTACGAATTCCTGCGCCGGGTCGAGCATCGCATCCAGATGATTGCCGACGAGCAGACCCATACGCTGCCCGAAGACAAGGACGCGGTCGAACGTTTCGCGCGCTTCTTCGGCTATGCGGATCGCGAAGCCTTTGCGAGCGACTTGCTGCGGCAGCTCAAGATCGTGCAGGGGCACTACGAAAAACTATTCGAGGGCGACGATCCGACCGGCACGGCCAAGCTGCCGGCGCTCGACTACAGCGCAGGTCCCGACGATCCGCGCCTGCTCCAGCACCTCGTGGCGCTCGGCTTCAAGAAGCCTGCCGCCGTCGCGCAGACGGTGCGCGACTGGGTCACGGGCGACTATCGCGTGTTCCGCAATGAGGCGACGCGGAACGCCTTCGTCGAATTCGTGCCGGCCCTGATCGACGGGCTTGCCCATGCCGAGGAACCGGATCGCGCCGTCGTGGCGTTCGATCATTTCCTCGGTGCGCTCCAGCGCGGCGGCCGGCTGATCACGCTGCTCGGTCAGAACCGCGACCTCGTCGCGCTGGTGGCGTTGGTGCTGGGCGCAGCGCCGCGGCTCGGCGAGATGCTGGCAAGGCAGCCGCAGCTGATGGACGGCCTGATCGATCCGCGCTTCTTCGGCGCCATGCCGGACCGGCAGGAATTGTCGGGACGGCTAGCTGCGACCGTGCAGGATGCCGGCTCATACGAAGAGTTCCTCGATCGCCTGCGCCTGTTCGGGCAGGAGAGCCTGTTCCTGATCGGCACGCGGATCCTCTCCGGCACCGTCTCGGCGCAGCAGGCGAGCACGGCCTTTGCCGATGTCGCCGAAGGCATCGTGCACACCGTGCATGGCCTCGTTGAGGAGCGCTTTGCCGCCCAGCACGGCCGCATCAAGGGCCACGAGACCGCGATCATCGCGATGGGCCGGCTCGGCAGCCGCGAGATGACGGCCTCGTCCGATCTCGACCTGATCCTGCTCTACGATTTCGACAGCGACAATCCGGACTCCGATGGGCAGAAATCGCTTCAGGGCGCGCATTACTTCGCCCGCTTGACCCAGCGCCTGATCAGCGCATTCACGACGCGCACCAACTATGGCGTGCTCTACGAGATCGACATGCGGTTACGGCCGTCGGGACGCGCCGGCCCCGTTGCCTCGAGCCTCGTCTCGTTCGCCGACTATCAGGCCAACGAGGCCTGGACCTGGGAGCATATGGCGCTGACCCGCGCGCGCGTGGTGTCGGCCTCGCCCGAATTCCGGGAACGGATCGAGCGGGTCATTCGCGGCGTCCTGACCCGCCGCCGCGACCTCGCCATCACCGCCAACGACGTCGCCGACATGCGGCGCGCGATCGCTCAGGAGAAGGGCGAGGGCGATTGCTGGGATCTCAAATACGCCGCCGGCGGCATGGTCGATATCGACTTCATCGCGCAATATCTCCAGCTCGTGCACGCTCACGACAAGCCGGAGATTCTCGACGTCAGTACGCTGCAGGTGCTGGAAAATGCCTGCAGGCTCGGCGTGCTCCCGCAGTCGGAGACCGAAATCTTGCGTGCCGCCGCACGGCTCTATCACGACCTGACGCAGATCCTGCGGCTCTGCGTCAGCGACCGTTTCAAGCCGGAAACCGCGGGCACCGACCTCCTGCGCGTGATGGCGCGGGCCGGCGATGCGCCCGACTTTTCGTCGCTGGAAGCGCGCGTGAAGGAAACGCAGGGCGAGGTGAGGCGCGTATTTACGGCGCTGCTGGAAGGGACGTCGCCTGCTTCAGCGAGGTGA
- a CDS encoding Do family serine endopeptidase has product MTDRPDLSNLPSYRQTRSVFSARKFALMASVVAGLGAAVYGFSPSTSPADLFSSPAHAQVNNEVRKVERPIGFADIVERVKPSVISVKVNIKEKTASNDDGDDAQSPFQPGSPMERFFRRFGGPDGIPGLKGGGRGRVVQGQGSGFFISADGFAVTNNHVVDGADKVEVTTDDGKTYTAKVIGTDQRTDLALIKVEGSSTFPFAKLADSKPRIGDWVLAVGNPFGLGGTVTAGIVSASGRDIGNGPYDDFIQIDAPVNKGNSGGPAFDTNGEVMGVNTAIYSPSGGSVGIAFSIPASTVKSVVAQLKDKGSVSRGWIGVQIQPVTSDIADSLGMKKAEGALVAEPQANGPAAKAGIESGDVITSVNGESVKDARELARTIGGMAPGATVKLNVLHKGQDKVINLTLGQLPNTVEAKADTDTDSGKGANKGTDVPKLGMTVAPANSVAGAGKEGVVVTQVDPKSAAAERGFKEGDVILEVGGKSVATAGEVRDAISTARTDNKNSVLMRVKSGGQSRFVAVPIAKG; this is encoded by the coding sequence ATGACCGACCGTCCCGACCTTTCGAACCTTCCGTCCTACCGGCAGACCCGCTCGGTCTTCTCTGCGCGCAAGTTCGCGCTGATGGCCTCGGTCGTCGCCGGCCTCGGCGCGGCCGTCTATGGCTTCAGCCCGTCGACCTCGCCGGCCGACCTGTTCTCGAGCCCGGCGCATGCGCAGGTCAACAACGAGGTCCGGAAGGTCGAACGTCCCATCGGCTTCGCCGACATCGTCGAGCGCGTGAAGCCCTCGGTGATCTCGGTGAAGGTCAACATCAAGGAGAAGACCGCGAGCAATGACGATGGTGATGACGCCCAGTCGCCGTTCCAGCCGGGCTCGCCGATGGAGCGCTTCTTCCGCCGCTTCGGCGGTCCGGACGGCATCCCCGGTCTGAAGGGTGGCGGCCGCGGCCGCGTCGTGCAGGGTCAGGGCTCCGGCTTCTTCATCTCGGCCGACGGTTTCGCCGTGACCAACAACCATGTGGTCGACGGCGCCGACAAGGTCGAGGTCACCACCGACGACGGCAAGACCTACACCGCCAAGGTGATCGGTACCGACCAGCGCACCGACCTTGCTTTGATCAAGGTCGAGGGCAGCTCGACCTTCCCCTTCGCCAAGCTCGCCGACAGCAAACCGCGGATCGGCGACTGGGTGCTCGCGGTCGGCAATCCCTTCGGCCTCGGCGGCACCGTGACCGCAGGCATCGTTTCGGCGAGCGGCCGCGACATCGGCAACGGTCCCTATGACGATTTCATCCAGATCGACGCGCCCGTGAACAAGGGCAATTCCGGCGGTCCGGCCTTCGACACCAATGGCGAGGTGATGGGCGTCAACACCGCGATCTACTCGCCCTCCGGCGGCAGCGTCGGCATCGCGTTCTCGATTCCGGCGAGCACCGTGAAGAGCGTGGTCGCCCAGCTCAAGGACAAGGGCTCGGTCAGCCGCGGCTGGATCGGCGTGCAGATTCAGCCCGTCACGTCCGACATCGCCGACAGCCTCGGCATGAAGAAGGCCGAAGGCGCGCTGGTGGCGGAGCCGCAGGCCAACGGTCCGGCCGCGAAGGCGGGCATCGAGTCCGGCGACGTCATCACCTCGGTGAACGGCGAATCCGTCAAGGACGCCCGAGAGCTTGCCCGCACCATCGGCGGCATGGCGCCCGGCGCGACCGTGAAGCTCAACGTGCTGCACAAGGGCCAGGACAAGGTCATCAACCTCACACTCGGCCAGTTGCCGAACACGGTCGAAGCCAAGGCCGACACCGACACTGACAGCGGCAAGGGTGCCAACAAGGGCACCGACGTGCCGAAGCTCGGGATGACCGTCGCGCCCGCCAATTCCGTGGCCGGTGCCGGCAAGGAAGGCGTTGTGGTCACCCAGGTCGATCCGAAGAGCGCCGCGGCCGAACGCGGCTTCAAGGAAGGCGACGTGATTCTCGAAGTCGGCGGCAAGAGCGTCGCTACCGCCGGCGAAGTCCGCGATGCCATCAGTACGGCGCGGACCGACAACAAGAACAGCGTCCTGATGCGCGTGAAGAGCGGCGGCCAGTCGCGCTTCGTCGCCGTGCCCATCGCCAAGGGGTAA
- a CDS encoding formate dehydrogenase subunit delta — MSPDRLIYMANQIGTFFRSQGHDKAVPGIAEHIKKFWDPRMKRAIFAHLDAGGAGLEPNVREALTSLKQATSLPAAP; from the coding sequence ATGTCGCCTGACCGCCTGATCTACATGGCCAACCAGATCGGCACCTTCTTCCGCAGCCAGGGCCACGACAAGGCCGTGCCGGGAATTGCCGAGCACATCAAGAAATTCTGGGATCCCCGGATGAAGCGCGCGATCTTCGCCCATCTCGATGCCGGCGGCGCGGGCCTGGAGCCGAACGTACGCGAGGCGCTCACCTCGCTGAAGCAGGCGACGTCCCTTCCAGCAGCGCCGTAA